One window from the genome of Flavobacterium agricola encodes:
- a CDS encoding mechanosensitive ion channel family protein gives MNPILSNTSDAVTHTVSDTVDRLNVVLNTIFSKILGAIPNLILGVVILSIGLFLIRTLLNLLDKYFAKKNLDLSLRGFLRSVVKFILYTLLILTVVSNIGIQTTSFIAIFTAIGLGVGASLQGSLSNFAGGVLILIFRPYEVGDYIENNSSTEGTVLKIDLLYTTLVNSSGITVFSPNGPLANSVIHNYSKITNRRFEYSVRIAYEDNIKTAKDIIAQVLKGDSRVLKTPEIEIFVNNLGDSAVNLTVRGWAMKADYWAARYQLQEDIKVALDKAGFTNPYPQREMHIVSDVSNINNDKQKREQ, from the coding sequence ATGAATCCAATTCTTTCAAATACCTCTGATGCGGTTACACACACCGTTTCAGATACGGTAGATAGGCTAAACGTTGTTTTAAATACCATTTTTTCTAAAATTTTAGGTGCTATTCCAAACCTAATTTTAGGCGTAGTTATTTTATCTATCGGTTTATTTTTAATACGCACGTTATTAAATTTACTTGATAAATACTTTGCAAAGAAAAATTTAGATTTATCGCTTCGCGGATTTTTACGCTCGGTAGTAAAATTTATTTTATACACGCTTTTAATTCTAACCGTAGTTTCTAATATTGGTATTCAAACAACCTCATTTATTGCCATTTTTACAGCAATTGGTTTAGGAGTTGGAGCATCTTTACAAGGTTCCTTATCTAATTTTGCTGGCGGTGTATTAATATTAATTTTTAGACCGTATGAAGTGGGAGATTATATTGAAAATAATTCAAGCACCGAAGGAACTGTTTTAAAGATTGATTTACTTTATACAACCTTAGTAAACTCTTCCGGAATTACTGTGTTTAGTCCTAACGGACCGTTAGCTAATTCAGTAATTCACAATTATTCTAAAATTACTAACCGCCGTTTTGAATATTCAGTTCGAATTGCTTACGAGGATAATATTAAAACTGCTAAAGATATTATTGCTCAAGTTTTAAAAGGCGACTCAAGGGTTTTAAAAACACCAGAAATAGAAATTTTTGTAAATAATTTAGGAGATAGCGCTGTTAATTTAACAGTTCGTGGTTGGGCAATGAAAGCTGATTATTGGGCTGCACGTTACCAACTGCAAGAAGATATTAAAGTTGCTTTAGATAAAGCTGGATTTACAAATCCGTATCCGCAACGCGAAATGCATATTGTTTCAGACGTTTCTAATATAAATAACGACAAACAAAAAAGAGAGCAATAA
- a CDS encoding ABC transporter permease, which produces MNFPFYIAKRYGISLSKSTAINIITAIASLSIIISTMALFVVLSGFSGLRELSLSFTNQIDPEMKIFPKTGKNIALTPEQKSVLQNSGFFTVFSEVVEERVLFSFNNKQQVAYIKGVDSNFVQVTDIQNKLYSGQWIEPNTYQAVAGYGIADKMAMGLYDYQNDLEVFAPKPGKGNIESRDAFFQETLFPVGIYALSEDLDQKYIFTDIAVARSILNFEANQVSAIEFKLAAGTSESKATQFLNQVFNNSILVKNRAQLNEGLYKMLNTENLAVYLIFTLVIIVALFNLVGALIMMIFEKKLNLKTLYNLGVEIKSLRKIFLFQGMLITVAGCIIGLVLGFTLVFVQQQTHMVMINATIPYPTKFEAVNVLLVVFTVLCLGFVSSLIASSRVNKHLISE; this is translated from the coding sequence TTGAATTTTCCTTTTTACATCGCCAAACGTTACGGCATAAGCTTAAGCAAATCTACCGCAATAAATATTATTACGGCCATTGCATCTTTAAGTATTATTATTAGTACAATGGCTTTGTTTGTGGTATTATCTGGTTTTAGTGGTTTACGTGAATTGTCTTTGTCGTTTACCAACCAGATTGATCCTGAAATGAAAATTTTTCCTAAAACCGGGAAAAATATTGCGTTAACCCCCGAGCAGAAATCTGTATTACAAAATTCAGGATTTTTTACAGTTTTTAGCGAAGTTGTAGAAGAACGTGTTTTGTTTTCCTTTAACAACAAACAACAAGTTGCTTATATAAAGGGCGTTGATAGCAATTTTGTACAAGTAACCGATATTCAGAATAAGCTTTACTCTGGGCAGTGGATAGAACCAAATACCTACCAAGCGGTTGCTGGTTATGGTATTGCCGATAAAATGGCTATGGGCTTGTACGATTATCAAAATGATTTAGAAGTTTTTGCACCCAAACCCGGAAAAGGAAATATTGAAAGCCGTGATGCGTTTTTTCAAGAAACTTTATTCCCGGTTGGTATTTATGCCTTAAGCGAAGATCTAGATCAGAAGTATATTTTTACAGATATTGCTGTTGCACGTAGTATTTTAAACTTTGAGGCCAATCAAGTAAGTGCTATCGAATTTAAGTTAGCAGCTGGTACATCTGAGTCAAAAGCAACTCAATTTTTAAATCAGGTTTTTAACAACTCAATTTTGGTTAAAAACAGAGCGCAACTTAACGAAGGGCTTTATAAAATGTTAAATACCGAAAATTTAGCCGTTTATTTAATATTTACTTTGGTTATTATTGTTGCTCTTTTTAACTTAGTTGGAGCGCTTATTATGATGATTTTTGAAAAGAAACTGAATTTAAAAACGTTGTACAACTTAGGGGTAGAAATAAAAAGCTTGCGCAAAATATTTTTATTTCAGGGTATGTTAATTACTGTTGCAGGTTGTATTATCGGATTAGTTTTAGGGTTTACTTTGGTTTTTGTTCAGCAACAAACGCACATGGTAATGATAAATGCTACCATTCCTTACCCAACAAAATTTGAGGCTGTAAATGTACTATTAGTTGTTTTTACCGTTTTATGTTTAGGTTTTGTTTCATCACTAATTGCAAGCAGCCGCGTAAATAAACATTTAATCTCAGAATAA
- the rbfA gene encoding 30S ribosome-binding factor RbfA: METNRQKKIGTVLQKDLVDILQGEVRKNNIANLIISVSKVSVTTDLSIAKVYLSIFPADKGAELLAAIKTNAPLIKHELAQRVKLQLRRVPNLIFYIDDSLEYIEKIDNALKAEENPIEDRSLLTRRKKS; the protein is encoded by the coding sequence ATGGAAACAAATAGACAGAAAAAAATAGGAACGGTTTTGCAAAAAGATTTGGTTGATATTTTGCAAGGCGAGGTACGTAAAAATAATATTGCTAATTTAATTATATCAGTATCTAAGGTTAGCGTAACCACAGATTTATCAATAGCTAAGGTTTACTTAAGCATTTTTCCGGCAGATAAAGGTGCAGAACTTTTAGCTGCTATAAAAACAAATGCACCTTTAATTAAGCATGAGTTGGCGCAACGCGTAAAATTACAATTACGCCGTGTACCAAACTTGATTTTTTATATTGATGATAGCTTAGAATATATTGAGAAAATTGATAATGCTTTAAAAGCGGAAGAAAACCCGATTGAAGATAGAAGTTTGTTAACACGCCGCAAAAAATCATAA
- the mce gene encoding methylmalonyl-CoA epimerase encodes MKKIEHIGIAVKSLETSNLLFEKLFGAPAYKEEEVASEGVKTSFFMNGPNKIELLEATNPDSAIAKFIEKKGEGIHHIAFDVENIVDEIARLKNEGFVILNETPKQGADNKLVAFLHPKSTNGVLIELCQEIKK; translated from the coding sequence ATGAAAAAAATTGAACATATTGGTATTGCAGTAAAAAGCTTAGAAACTTCAAATTTACTTTTCGAAAAATTGTTTGGAGCACCTGCATATAAAGAAGAAGAAGTTGCCAGCGAAGGCGTTAAAACTTCTTTTTTTATGAATGGACCTAACAAGATTGAACTATTAGAAGCAACAAATCCAGATTCTGCAATTGCTAAATTTATAGAAAAAAAGGGCGAAGGCATTCATCACATTGCTTTTGATGTTGAAAATATTGTGGATGAAATTGCTCGTTTAAAAAACGAAGGTTTTGTTATTTTAAACGAAACACCTAAGCAAGGCGCTGATAACAAATTAGTTGCTTTTTTACACCCTAAAAGCACAAATGGCGTATTGATAGAATTGTGCCAAGAGATAAAAAAATAA